In the genome of Populus trichocarpa isolate Nisqually-1 chromosome 6, P.trichocarpa_v4.1, whole genome shotgun sequence, one region contains:
- the LOC7455630 gene encoding zinc finger protein 8, whose product MDKVERETHDFMNVESFSQLPFIRPAPVKEKGIRLFGIEFGSNNDSPAADESESAETNEDTVKESESSDNNRRFECHYCCRNFPTSQALGGHQNAHKRERQHAKRAHLQSAMAHNSLTDAHYYGLVNYRIDSTPSSAMTYPSWNSHSNTSRFYGSHGSYSQQPINGSPLGLWRIPAVHGGGTFHHSDRSMHHPLPLFAGEELKPSPAGTGSSSQGRYGYDSKPSAQDHVSLDLHL is encoded by the coding sequence ATGGATAAGGTTGAAAGAGAGACTCATGACTTTATGAATGTGGAATCCTTCTCTCAGCTTCCATTCATCCGCCCCGCACCCGTCAAAGAAAAGGGCATTCGCCTCTTCGGCATAGAATTCGGCAGCAACAACGACAGTCCAGCAGCTGACGAGTCTGAGTCAGCCGAAACTAATGAAGACACCGTAAAAGAAAGCGAGAGTAGTGACAACAACCGAAGATTTGAATGCCATTACTGTTGCAGAAACTTCCCTACTTCTCAAGCCTTAGGTGGCCACCAAAACGCGCACAAAAGAGAGCGTCAGCACGCGAAACGTGCCCACCTCCAGTCGGCCATGGCTCACAACAGCCTTACAGATGCACACTATTATGGCCTTGTAAACTACAGGATAGATTCAACTCCGAGCTCAGCCATGACTTATCCTTCATGGAATAGCCACTCTAACACTAGCAGGTTTTACGGCAGTCATGGCTCCTATTCACAACAACCTATCAATGGAAGTCCATTAGGCTTGTGGCGGATCCCGGCTGTTCATGGTGGTGGTACTTTCCATCATAGTGACCGTTCGATGCATCATCCATTACCATTATTTGCAGGTGAGGAATTGAAACCCTCACCGGCCGGTACTGGTTCAAGCTCGCAAGGGCGGTATGGGTATGATTCCAAGCCGAGCGCGCAAGACCATGTTAGTTTAGATCTTCATCTGTAA